One Burkholderia sp. 9120 genomic window, GGCGCGAACACACGCAGACGCAGGCGCCAGTTGTTCTGCACCGACAACAAATGCAGAACGGCCGCGAAACGCGGACCGTCGTAAGCGCCGTCGGCATAGGTCTGATAGTCGACGCCGCACAGATCGACGCATTGCTCGAAACCGAGCGAGCGGTCGTCGCGCAGACGGGTTGCCACGTTGAGGTAGTCGCTTGCCTTCACGACGATCGTCAACTCACCGATTGCCTCGGTCGTGCTCAACAGGAGGCCGCTGAAGGCCGCCTCGAGGTTCGCTTTCAGGGTCTCGAGTTTGCTTGCCATATTGTGGGGGAGGCGTTGGCCTTATTGACGGGCGATTGTGTTGGTGCGGCGAATCTTGGCCTGCAACTGGATCACGCCGTACACCAGCGCCTCCGCTGTGGGCGGACAGCCCGGCACATAGACGTCGACCGGCACGATGCGGTCGCAGCCACGCACCACCGAATACGAGTAGTGGTAATAGCCGCCGCCGTTCGCGCACGAGCCCATCGAGATCACCCAGCGCGGCTCGGCCATCTGGTCGTAGACCTTGCGCAAAGCCGGCGCCATCTTGTTGCACAGCGTGCCGGCGACGATCATCACGTCCGACTGACGCGGACTCGGACGAAACACCACGCCGAAACGGTCAAGGTCATAACGGGCAGCGCCCGCATGCATCATCTCGACCGCGCAACACGCAAGACCGAACGTCATCGGCCACAACGAACCGGTGCGCGTCCAGTTGATCAGTTTGTCA contains:
- a CDS encoding NADH-quinone oxidoreductase subunit B, with product MSIEGVLKEGFVTTTADKLINWTRTGSLWPMTFGLACCAVEMMHAGAARYDLDRFGVVFRPSPRQSDVMIVAGTLCNKMAPALRKVYDQMAEPRWVISMGSCANGGGYYHYSYSVVRGCDRIVPVDVYVPGCPPTAEALVYGVIQLQAKIRRTNTIARQ